The following coding sequences lie in one Sorghum bicolor cultivar BTx623 chromosome 6, Sorghum_bicolor_NCBIv3, whole genome shotgun sequence genomic window:
- the LOC8072345 gene encoding uncharacterized protein At4g15545 produces the protein MARHEASASAAAAVPGVDFHLPDEILAVIPTDPYEQLDVARKITSMAIASRVSRLEADATRLRRDLADRDRAEAELRARLADSDARLAAALDENAKLAKERDSLAATTKKLARNLAKLEAFKKQLMKSLSEDNLLQLSETSQDHNGEDNLTARVPSWKDEVSSSNTSSDTSSRSTMTESVHGGGYKFSITSYMPPKLTPGSTPMISSSSGSPRAYSTGPPSPKFLSGPTSPTKTRSESQLTFSSWQGSSSHQYSAPTSPPQRHSFTGRPRIDGKEFFRQARTRLSYEQFGAFLANIKEFNAQKQSREDTLSKAEEIFGAEHKDLYISFQNMLNRNQS, from the exons atggCGAGGCACGAGGCGTCGGCGTCCGCGGCCGCGGCTGTGCCGGGCGTGGACTTCCACCTTCCGGACGAGATCCTGGCCGTGATCCCCACCGACCCGTACGAGCAGCTGGACGTGGCGCGGAAGATCACCTCCATGGCCATCGCGTCCCGCGTCTCCCGCCTCGAGGCTGACGCCACGCGCCTCCGCCGTGACCTCGCCGACCGCGACCGCGCCGAGGCCGAGCTCCGCGCCCGCCTCGCCGACTCCGACGCGCGCCTGGCTGCCGCTCTCGACGAGAAC GCGAAGCTGGCCAAGGAAAGGGACTCGCTCGCCGCGACGACCAAAAAGCTAGCCAGAAATTTGGCAAAG TTGGAGGCATTTAAGAAACAATTGATGAAATCGTTGAGTGAAGATAATCTATTG CAACTGTCTGAAACCAGTCAAGATCACAACGGAGAAGATAATTTGACAGCTCGAGTCCCGTCTTGGAAAG ATGAAGTTTCAAGCAGTAACACTTCTTCAGATACCTCCAGCAGATCCACAATGACTGAATCCGTCCATGGTGGAG GATACAAGTTCTCAATCACATCATATATGCCTCCAAAATTAACTCCTGGTTCAACACCTATGATTTCGTCCTCTAGTGGTTCTCCCCGAGCTTATTCAACTGGCCCACCCTCTCCCAAGTTCTTATCTGGTCCTACTTCTCCTACAAAAACTCGATCCGAGAGCCAATTGACATTTTCATCATGGCAAGGATCATCAAGTCATCAGTATTCAGCACCTACCTCTCCTCCTCAACGCCATTCGTTCACAG GGCGGCCACGTATAGATGGGAAGGAATTCTTCCGACAAGCACG GACAAGACTTTCTTACGAACAATTTGGAGCATTTTTGGCCAATATCAAGGAGTTCAATGCTCAGAAACAATCACGAGAG GACACCCTGTCAAAAGCAGAAGAGATTTTTGGAGCAGAACACAAAGACTTGTACATTTCTTTCCAGAATATGCTTAATCGCAACCAATCATGA
- the LOC8063972 gene encoding protein argonaute 2 produces the protein MEHERGRGRGRGRGGRGGGGGGGGGGGGGRGGAGGYGRHGSGGDDRGGGGYGSRGGEYGGGGGYGPRGGEYGGGGYGGGSGGGGYHQGPRGGEYGGGGGGYGTRGGEYGGGGGGGVYGHDGGGYGGGSGGGGYHQGPRGGGGGGGRGGRGPGAGGGQAYASGGGRGGNAWAPAPGAGRGRGVGGGAAEYAPVRGPAPAPAARAVAVAPRDKEAPSSSGSVERITSSELARVEPPASTLAATSSVGTRVPMQRPDSGGSLSQAKVKLLVNHFIVNYREVSTIFHYDISIKLDEASPKASGKELSKAEFLSVKDELFRESSLRRLSSCVAYDGGRNLYTSAELPAGLFRVRVRSKTYIVSVDLKKQLPLSQLSELPVPREVLQGLDVVVREASRWRKIILGRGFYSPSSSVDIGQGAVAMKGTQQTLKYTQQGLILCVDYSVMPFYKAGPVMDIVQKLVPHLDYRTTLNRRQLENLIEELKGRRVTVVHRRTNQKYTVQGLTPLPAIQMTFVDAESGQTKRLVDYYAQKHDKVIEYQMLPCLDLSKSKDKPNHVPIELCTLLEGQRFPKANLDKNSDRILKGKALIPPSHRRNEIQDLVNASDGPCRGEIAQQFGISLDLRMTEVTGRILPPPNLKLGASNGHMSKFSMDQNCQWNLVKKRLVEGRDLQCWGIVDFSAEPSHPRQEPLNGRMFVDKIVRKCCELGIQMNSNPCFIHISKMAVLSDPHRLKEELNKAKQAAVSKKQRLQLLFCPMSEQHPGYKTLKLICDTQLGILTQCFLSDRANKPNGQDQYMTNLALKINGKLGGSNVQLFDSLPRVGGGAPFMFIGADVNHPSPGNVESPSIAGVVASINSGANKYVSRIRAQPHRCEVIQQLGEICLELIGVFVKINRVKPQKIIYFRDGVSDGQFDMVLNEELADLEKAIKVDGYAPTITVIVAKKRHHTRLFPKDQGQQQTKTGNVPPGTVVDTGVVDPSAYDFYLCSHTGLLGTSRPTHYYSLVDEHGFGSDDLQKLIYNLCFVFARCTKPVSLATPVYYADLVAYRGRVYYEAAMMVSQRGMGSASSASSTSSAGTVDFTNFPRLHKDVEDNMFFI, from the exons ATGGAGCACGAGCGCGGCCGTGGCCGCGGGCGGGGACGTGGAGGACGgggaggtggtggcggcggcggcggcggcggaggaggaggacgcgGAGGTGCCGGCGGGTACGGGCGGCATGGAAGCGGCGGCGACGACCGCGGCGGAGGCGGATACGGCTCGCGCGGAGGCGAGTACGGCGGTGGAGGCGGATACGGCCCCCGCGGTGGTGAGTACGGCGGCGGAGGCTACGGAGGGGGCAGTGGAGGCGGTGGCTATCACCAAGGGCCTCGCGGAGGCGAGTACGGCGGTGGAGGCGGCGGATACGGGACCCGCGGTGGCGAgtacggcggcggaggaggaggaggggtgtACGGGCACGACGGAGGAGGCTACGGAGGGGGCAGTGGAGGCGGTGGCTATCACCAAGGGCCTCGCGGaggcggaggtggaggcggcCGCGGAGGGCGCGGCCCCGGCGCGGGCGGCGGCCAGGCGTACGCGTCCGGCGGTGGCCGCGGAGGCAACGCgtgggcgccggcgccgggtgcTGGGAGAGGTCGTGGAgttggcggcggcgcggccgaGTACGCCCCCGTCAGGGGGCCCGCTCCCGCGCCTGCGGCGAGGGCGGTTGCTGTTGCGCCCAGGGACAAGGAGGCGCCGAGTTCGTCGGGATCCGTTG AACGCATCACATCCAGTGAATTGGCCAGAGTAGAACCACCAGCATCCACACTAGCTGCGACATCTTCAGTTGGCACACGAGTGCCAATGCAGAGACCTGATTCTGGAGGTTCATTATCTCAAGCAAAGGTCAAACTTTTGGtgaatcacttcattgtcaacTACCGAGAAGTGTCAACTATTTTTCACTATGACATAAGCATCAAGCTTGATGAAGCTTCCCCTAAGGCTTCGGGCAAAGAACTCTCCAAGGCAGAATTTCTTTCTGTCAAGGATGAACTCTTCAGGGAAAGCAGTTTACGGCGTCTTTCCTCATGTGTTGCTTATGATGGTGGAAGAAACCTCTACACTTCTGCTGAACTGCCAGCAGGTTTATTTCGTGTGAGAGTTCGATCAAAGACCTACATTGTATCAGTAGATTTGAAGAAGCAGCTGCCATTAAGTCAACTCTCAGAGTTACCTGTGCCTAGAGAGGTCTTGCAGGGTCTTGATGTTGTTGTGCGTGAGGCCTCCAGATGGCGCAAGATTATCCTTGGTAGAGGATTTTACTCACCAAGCAGCAGTGTAGACATTGGGCAGGGTGCTGTAGCTATGAAAGGAACCCAGCAGACCCTTAAATACACTCAGCAAGGGCTGATCCTATGTGTTGACTATTCAGTTATGCCATTTTACAAAGCTGGGCCGGTGATGGATATTGTTCAGAAATTAGTACCCCACCTTGATTACCGGACAACACTGAACAGGAGGCAACTGGAAAATCTGATTGAGGAGCTCAAAGGCCGACGTGTGACTGTGGTTCATCGGAGGACTAATCAGAAGTACACAGTGCAAGGCTTGACACCCTTACCTGCCATCCAGATGACCTTTGTGGATGCTGAATCTGGCCAAACGAAGAGGCTTGTGGATTATTATGCTCAGAAACATGACAAGGTGATTGAGTACCAGATGCTTCCATGCTTGGATTTGAGCAAGAGCAAGGACAAACCAAATCATGTACCAATTGAGCTCTGCACTCTTCTTGAAGGACAGAGGTTTCCAAAAGCAAACTTGGATAAGAATTCTGACAGGATACTGAAAGGAAAGGCTCTAATTCCTCCATCTCATCGGAGGAATGAGATTCAAGACTTGGTGAATGCTTCGGATGGACCTTGCAG AGGAGAAATTGCACAGCAATTTGGGATTTCCTTGGATTTACGAATGACAGAAGTCACGGGTAGGATCCTTCCCCCACCAAATCTCAAACTTGGGGCATCCAATGGCCACATGTCCAAATTCAGTATGGATCAGAACTGCCAGTGGAATCTTGTGAAGAAGAGACTAGTAGAGGGCCGGGATCTTCAGTGCTGGGGCATTGTCGACTTCAGTGCTGAGCCGTCTCACCCCCGGCAGGAGCCCCTCAATGGAAGGATGTTTGTTGACAAGATCGTGAGGAAGTGCTGTGAGCTTGGTATCCAAATGAACTCTAATCCTTGCTTCATACACATATCAAAGATGGCAGTGCTCTCCGATCCACATCGACTAAAGGAGGAGCTAAACAAAGCAAAACAGGCTGCAGTGAGCAAGAAGCAGAGGTTGCAGCTCCTTTTCTGCCCGATGTCCGAGCAGCACCCAGGGTACAAGACACTGAAGCTGATTTGTGACACACAGCTCGGGATCCTGACCCAGTGTTTCCTGAGCGACCGCGCAAACAAGCCAAATGGGCAGGACCAGTACATGACCAACCTTGCTCTCAAGATTAATGGCAAGCTTGGGGGCAGCAACGTTCAGCTGTTTGACTCGCTTCCACGGGTCGGTGGTGGGGCACCTTTCATGTTCATCGGTGCTGACGTTAACCACCCGTCACCCGGGAACGTGGAGAGCCCATCAATCGCAGGCGTGGTTGCATCTATCAACAGCGGTGCCAACAAGTATGTGTCAAGAATCCGTGCACAGCCACACCGCTGCGAGGTGATCCAGCAGCTGGGTGAGATCTGCCTGGAGCTCATTGGAGTCTTTGTGAAGATAAATCGCGTGAAGCCACAGAAGATCATCTACTTCCGTGACGGCGTGAGTGACGGGCAGTTTGACATGGTCCTGAACGAGGAGCTGGCTGACCTGGAGAAGGCAATCAAGGTGGACGGCTATGCACCTACCATCACTGTGATCGTGGCCAAGAAGCGGCACCACACGCGGCTGTTCCCCAAGGACCAGGGCCAGCAGCAGACGAAGACTGGGAACGTGCCGCCTGGCACGGTGGTGGACACTGGTGTGGTTGACCCGTCTGCATACGACTTCTACCTGTGCAGCCACACCGGGCTTCTAGGGACGAGCAGGCCGACACACTACTACAGCCTGgtggacgagcacggcttcGGGTCTGACGACCtgcagaagctgatctacaacCTGTGCTTCGTGTTCGCGCGGTGCACCAAGCCGGTGTCACTGGCGACGCCCGTCTACTATGCTGACCTCGTGGCGTACCGTGGAAGGGTCTACTACGAGGCAGCCATGATGGTGTCCCAGCGAGGGATGGGGTCGGCTTCTTCAGCTTCCTCGACCTCCTCTGCTGGGACTGTTGACTTCACTAACTTCCCGAGGTTGCACAAGGATGTGGAGGACAACATGTTCTTCATCTGA
- the LOC8065844 gene encoding protein FAR1-RELATED SEQUENCE 5 isoform X2 produces the protein MPPTTKLKGPRPGRPRPIRLGCSGSWASASPATRTRSAGISSFATCRSGAAARSSTARPVRSHRGRLWQSGGGGVLEGSSSARMTPRCSPTADKPEEKAEEEPELPPEVISNAGGVPIVGMVFESEEKAYEYYVSYAGNMGFSVRKGWWEKTAKNSNRTRVYVCSREGFRSKKDTKRPRSETRVGCPARVAIKVTPSGKYRVTEFVKDHNHQLAAPFDIEMLKSQRVLTKVRPGSQNASNIPPGYKNYLRSKSTRDMKSGDLRTLMDYFRRMKSDNPSFYYAIQVDENDKAANVFWADARSIMDYRYFCDVVCLDMIYKANDCSRPLALFLGMNHHQQMIIFGAAFLYDESVESFKWLLDTFKNAMCGKHPKTILTDGSSALKEALGLTWPGTIHRSCVWQIYQSTVKSLAHMFSASEEFTYDFRHCVFNIEDEQEFIDTWNMIMEKYNLGENEWFIKLYEDRENWAMPYNRQIFSGEIKSLLQAENVGTKLKQYLGYDTDLSLFLNFFESSAEKRRQEEIQADYQANQGVPRTPLPLLWQAVNLYTPTIFELFRKECELSMDCMAYGCGEFGSLSEYMITIKNKTKDQLVRFDSSDASVACTCKKFESSGLLCCHILKVYELRNVKEIPPQYFLKRWRKDAKLVTVDETDGFNFDNDTKSSIPGRYAALCSLFYKIAAKAAENEETFALMASQSDNLLVEIEGTLLSTLSDKSSGHSLTDQLTHMTQNDYLLSSGLEGIGSTGKKCEVARRRNDLETTKRKKARKGQPDATDSGPRGELNIAPGSFQSEPSNDSNQFIPDQLMQGHYVLGHNFGLGSSQNLHDNLNQFGQASSSSTLQEQPFTGNGQLTQGYPGDMHALQFMETTPQIDHQNGDEGQSSIPVWDFL, from the exons ATGCCGCCGACGACGAAACTGAAGGGTCCAAGGCCGGGCCGTCCTCGTCCCATCCGTCTCGGCTGCTCCGGGAGCTGGGCATCCGCGTCTCCCGCTACACGCACGAGGAGCGCCGGGATATCATCCTTCGCTACATGCAGAAGCGGAGCGGCCGCCAGGTCGTCAACCGCGCGGCCAGTAAG GTCCCATCGAGGCAGGCTCTGGCAGTCCGGCGGCGGAGGGGTGCTGGAGGGAAGTTCCTCGGCAAGGATGACGCCCAGGTGCAGCCCG ACTGCAGATAAGCCAGAAGAAAAGGCAGAAGAAGAGCCAGAATTGCCACCAGAAGTCATCTCAAATGCTGGAGGAGTACCCATAGTTGGTATGGTCTTTGAAAGTGAAGAAAAAGCATATGAGTATTATGTTAGTTATGCAGGAAATATGGGATTTAGTGTTCGGAAAGGATGGTGGGAGAAAACTGCTAAAAATTCCAACAGGACAAGGGTCTATGTCTGTTCTAGGGAGGGATTTCGCTCAAAGAAGGACACCAAGAGACCTCGCTCAGAGACAAGGGTGGGTTGCCCTGCACGGGTAGCGATTAAGGTGACACCTAGTGGTAAATATCGTGTAACAGAATTTGTGAAGGATCATAATCACCAACTTGCTGCACCATTTGATATTGAGATGCTGAAATCACAAAGAGTGTTGACCAAAGTTCGACCTGGAAGCCAAAATGCTAGTAACATCCCTCCAGGGTACAAGAATTATCTCCGGTCCAAGTCTACAAGAGATATGAAGTCAGGGGATCTCAGAACTCTGATGGATTACTTTCGAAGAATGAAGAGTGATAATCCATCGTTTTACTATGCCATTCAGGTGGATGAAAATGACAAAGCGGCTAATGTCTTCTGGGCTGATGCAAGGTCAATCATGGACTATCGCTACTTCTGTGATGTAGTCTGCTTAGACATGATCTACAAAGCAAATGATTGCAGCAGGCCTTTAGCTTTGTTTCTAGGTATGAAccatcatcaacaaatgatcatATTTGGTGCGGCTTTTTTATACGATGAATCTGTTGAGTCTTTCAAGTGGCTTCTTGATACCTTTAAGAATGCCATGTGTGGGAAACACCCAAAGACAATTTTGACTGATGGATCTTCAGCTTTGAAGGAAGCCCTGGGTCTTACTTGGCCTGGTACTATCCACCGTTCCTGTGTGTGGCAAATATACCAGAGCACTGTTAAGTCCTTGGCACATATGTTTAGTGCTTCTGAAGAATTCACATATGATTTTAGACACTGTGTTTTTAATATCGAGGATGAACAAGAGTTCATTGACACATGGAACATGATAATGGAAAAATACAACCTTGGAGAGAATGAATGGTTCATTAAGCTTTATGAAGATCGGGAAAACTGGGCTATGCCATACAATCGACAAATATTCTCTGGGGAGATTAAAAGCTTGCTACAAGCAGAAAATGTTGGCACTAAGCTTAAACAGTACTTGGGTTACGATACAGATCTATccctttttttgaatttttttgaaagTTCAGCGGAGAAGAGGAGGCAAGAAGAGATTCAAGCTGATTACCAAGCCAACCAAGGGGTCCCAAGAACACCTCTGCCATTGCTATGGCAGGCTGTGAATTTGTATACCCCAACAATATTTGAATTATTTAGAAAGGAATGTGAACTAAGCATGGACTGCATGGCTTATGGTTGTGGGGAATTTGGCTCTCTTTCTGAATATATGattactatcaagaacaaaactAAGGATCAGCTTGTGCGATTTGACTCATCAGATGCTTCAGTTGCATGTACATGCAAAAAGTTTGAAAGTTCTGGGCTGTTATGCTGCCATATATTAAAAGTATATGAGCTGAGGAATGTTAAAGAGATTCCCCCACAGTACTTTCTGAAGAGGTGGAGGAAAGATGCAAAGTTAGTGACTGTGGATGAAACTGATGGGTTTAATTTTGATAATGACACAAAATCTTCCATTCCAGGACGTTATGCAGCTCTTTGCAGTCTGTTCTACAAGATTGCTGCTAAGGCTGCAGAGAATGAAGAGACATTTGCACTGATGGCAAGCCAGTCAGATAACCTTCTTGTAGAAATCGAAGGAACTTTACTATCTACACTGTCTGACAAGTCATCTGGCCACTCCCTTACGGACCAATTAACTCACATGACCCAGAATGACTATCTACTTAGTAGTGGCCTGGAAGGTATAGGTTCTACTGGAAAGAAGTGTGAAGTTGCTCGCCGTAGAAATGATTTAGAAACCACTAAGcgaaagaaagcaagaaaag GGCAACCTGATGCAACAGACAGTGGACCAAGAGGAGAGCTGAATATTGCACCAGGAAGTTTCCAATCTGAACCAAGTAATGATTCAAACCAGTTCATCCCAGATCAATTAATGCAG GGACATTATGTACTTGGCCACAACTTTGGGCTAGGTAGCTCACAGAACCTTCATGACAATTTGAATCAGTTCGGTCAG GCTTcctcatcttctaccttgcaagAGCAGCCATTTACTGGGAATGGTCAACTAACCCAA GGATATCCTGGCGATATGCATGCGTTACAATTTATGGAGACAACCCCCCAAATTGATCATCAGAATGGCGATGAGGGTCAGTCGTCAATACCAGTGTGGGATTTTCTTTGA
- the LOC8065844 gene encoding protein FAR1-RELATED SEQUENCE 5 isoform X1 codes for MSCTHPSAHPSQASSSRSHTGPWSTTMAAPSTSGDPAAAAGSEPVPTPSLGPAQRRHPASRISHIVRTYLDLSSSRKRRSAPKNQPKAGDKETDAADDETEGSKAGPSSSHPSRLLRELGIRVSRYTHEERRDIILRYMQKRSGRQVVNRAASKVPSRQALAVRRRRGAGGKFLGKDDAQTADKPEEKAEEEPELPPEVISNAGGVPIVGMVFESEEKAYEYYVSYAGNMGFSVRKGWWEKTAKNSNRTRVYVCSREGFRSKKDTKRPRSETRVGCPARVAIKVTPSGKYRVTEFVKDHNHQLAAPFDIEMLKSQRVLTKVRPGSQNASNIPPGYKNYLRSKSTRDMKSGDLRTLMDYFRRMKSDNPSFYYAIQVDENDKAANVFWADARSIMDYRYFCDVVCLDMIYKANDCSRPLALFLGMNHHQQMIIFGAAFLYDESVESFKWLLDTFKNAMCGKHPKTILTDGSSALKEALGLTWPGTIHRSCVWQIYQSTVKSLAHMFSASEEFTYDFRHCVFNIEDEQEFIDTWNMIMEKYNLGENEWFIKLYEDRENWAMPYNRQIFSGEIKSLLQAENVGTKLKQYLGYDTDLSLFLNFFESSAEKRRQEEIQADYQANQGVPRTPLPLLWQAVNLYTPTIFELFRKECELSMDCMAYGCGEFGSLSEYMITIKNKTKDQLVRFDSSDASVACTCKKFESSGLLCCHILKVYELRNVKEIPPQYFLKRWRKDAKLVTVDETDGFNFDNDTKSSIPGRYAALCSLFYKIAAKAAENEETFALMASQSDNLLVEIEGTLLSTLSDKSSGHSLTDQLTHMTQNDYLLSSGLEGIGSTGKKCEVARRRNDLETTKRKKARKGQPDATDSGPRGELNIAPGSFQSEPSNDSNQFIPDQLMQGHYVLGHNFGLGSSQNLHDNLNQFGQASSSSTLQEQPFTGNGQLTQGYPGDMHALQFMETTPQIDHQNGDEGQSSIPVWDFL; via the exons atgtcatgcacACATCCTTCCGCTCATCCCTCTCAGGCTTCATCTTCCCGATCCCACACTGGTCCGTGGTCCACCACCATGGCCGCCCCATCCACCTCCGgcgaccccgccgccgccgccggcagtgAACCAGTCCCAACCCCATCACTAGGACCAGCTCAGCGTCGCCACCCAGCATCCCGCATCTCCCATATCGTGCGCACCTACCTGGACCTATCCAGTTCCAGGAAGCGCCGTTCCGCTCCCAAGAACCAGCCCAAGGCCGGCGACAAGGAAACGGATGCCGCCGACGACGAAACTGAAGGGTCCAAGGCCGGGCCGTCCTCGTCCCATCCGTCTCGGCTGCTCCGGGAGCTGGGCATCCGCGTCTCCCGCTACACGCACGAGGAGCGCCGGGATATCATCCTTCGCTACATGCAGAAGCGGAGCGGCCGCCAGGTCGTCAACCGCGCGGCCAGTAAG GTCCCATCGAGGCAGGCTCTGGCAGTCCGGCGGCGGAGGGGTGCTGGAGGGAAGTTCCTCGGCAAGGATGACGCCCAG ACTGCAGATAAGCCAGAAGAAAAGGCAGAAGAAGAGCCAGAATTGCCACCAGAAGTCATCTCAAATGCTGGAGGAGTACCCATAGTTGGTATGGTCTTTGAAAGTGAAGAAAAAGCATATGAGTATTATGTTAGTTATGCAGGAAATATGGGATTTAGTGTTCGGAAAGGATGGTGGGAGAAAACTGCTAAAAATTCCAACAGGACAAGGGTCTATGTCTGTTCTAGGGAGGGATTTCGCTCAAAGAAGGACACCAAGAGACCTCGCTCAGAGACAAGGGTGGGTTGCCCTGCACGGGTAGCGATTAAGGTGACACCTAGTGGTAAATATCGTGTAACAGAATTTGTGAAGGATCATAATCACCAACTTGCTGCACCATTTGATATTGAGATGCTGAAATCACAAAGAGTGTTGACCAAAGTTCGACCTGGAAGCCAAAATGCTAGTAACATCCCTCCAGGGTACAAGAATTATCTCCGGTCCAAGTCTACAAGAGATATGAAGTCAGGGGATCTCAGAACTCTGATGGATTACTTTCGAAGAATGAAGAGTGATAATCCATCGTTTTACTATGCCATTCAGGTGGATGAAAATGACAAAGCGGCTAATGTCTTCTGGGCTGATGCAAGGTCAATCATGGACTATCGCTACTTCTGTGATGTAGTCTGCTTAGACATGATCTACAAAGCAAATGATTGCAGCAGGCCTTTAGCTTTGTTTCTAGGTATGAAccatcatcaacaaatgatcatATTTGGTGCGGCTTTTTTATACGATGAATCTGTTGAGTCTTTCAAGTGGCTTCTTGATACCTTTAAGAATGCCATGTGTGGGAAACACCCAAAGACAATTTTGACTGATGGATCTTCAGCTTTGAAGGAAGCCCTGGGTCTTACTTGGCCTGGTACTATCCACCGTTCCTGTGTGTGGCAAATATACCAGAGCACTGTTAAGTCCTTGGCACATATGTTTAGTGCTTCTGAAGAATTCACATATGATTTTAGACACTGTGTTTTTAATATCGAGGATGAACAAGAGTTCATTGACACATGGAACATGATAATGGAAAAATACAACCTTGGAGAGAATGAATGGTTCATTAAGCTTTATGAAGATCGGGAAAACTGGGCTATGCCATACAATCGACAAATATTCTCTGGGGAGATTAAAAGCTTGCTACAAGCAGAAAATGTTGGCACTAAGCTTAAACAGTACTTGGGTTACGATACAGATCTATccctttttttgaatttttttgaaagTTCAGCGGAGAAGAGGAGGCAAGAAGAGATTCAAGCTGATTACCAAGCCAACCAAGGGGTCCCAAGAACACCTCTGCCATTGCTATGGCAGGCTGTGAATTTGTATACCCCAACAATATTTGAATTATTTAGAAAGGAATGTGAACTAAGCATGGACTGCATGGCTTATGGTTGTGGGGAATTTGGCTCTCTTTCTGAATATATGattactatcaagaacaaaactAAGGATCAGCTTGTGCGATTTGACTCATCAGATGCTTCAGTTGCATGTACATGCAAAAAGTTTGAAAGTTCTGGGCTGTTATGCTGCCATATATTAAAAGTATATGAGCTGAGGAATGTTAAAGAGATTCCCCCACAGTACTTTCTGAAGAGGTGGAGGAAAGATGCAAAGTTAGTGACTGTGGATGAAACTGATGGGTTTAATTTTGATAATGACACAAAATCTTCCATTCCAGGACGTTATGCAGCTCTTTGCAGTCTGTTCTACAAGATTGCTGCTAAGGCTGCAGAGAATGAAGAGACATTTGCACTGATGGCAAGCCAGTCAGATAACCTTCTTGTAGAAATCGAAGGAACTTTACTATCTACACTGTCTGACAAGTCATCTGGCCACTCCCTTACGGACCAATTAACTCACATGACCCAGAATGACTATCTACTTAGTAGTGGCCTGGAAGGTATAGGTTCTACTGGAAAGAAGTGTGAAGTTGCTCGCCGTAGAAATGATTTAGAAACCACTAAGcgaaagaaagcaagaaaag GGCAACCTGATGCAACAGACAGTGGACCAAGAGGAGAGCTGAATATTGCACCAGGAAGTTTCCAATCTGAACCAAGTAATGATTCAAACCAGTTCATCCCAGATCAATTAATGCAG GGACATTATGTACTTGGCCACAACTTTGGGCTAGGTAGCTCACAGAACCTTCATGACAATTTGAATCAGTTCGGTCAG GCTTcctcatcttctaccttgcaagAGCAGCCATTTACTGGGAATGGTCAACTAACCCAA GGATATCCTGGCGATATGCATGCGTTACAATTTATGGAGACAACCCCCCAAATTGATCATCAGAATGGCGATGAGGGTCAGTCGTCAATACCAGTGTGGGATTTTCTTTGA